In the genome of Segatella copri, one region contains:
- a CDS encoding FKBP-type peptidyl-prolyl cis-trans isomerase, which translates to MKLRISKYLFLLVMAVFALSSCSENDDSYDAYANWQERNEQAFADTLAYAKKMGESQGWYVYRKWSLENQTPNKDVNGVNVPLTYKDCDHIIVHVLEKGEGTTSPMYTDSVRVSYRGSLIQTTDKDGSVNAGYVFDKTFEGTYNKQTAMLSTFAVSNVVDGFATALMRMHPGDHWMVYIPYQLGYGSATSSSSTIPAYSMLRFEIVLDSYFSK; encoded by the coding sequence ATGAAATTAAGAATTTCTAAATATCTCTTCTTGCTCGTGATGGCAGTGTTCGCCCTGTCATCATGCAGCGAGAACGATGACTCCTATGATGCGTATGCCAACTGGCAGGAGCGCAACGAGCAGGCTTTTGCCGATACGCTGGCTTACGCAAAGAAGATGGGAGAGAGCCAGGGATGGTATGTATATCGCAAATGGAGCTTGGAGAACCAGACGCCTAACAAGGATGTGAACGGCGTGAATGTGCCGCTGACCTACAAGGATTGCGACCACATCATCGTTCATGTGCTCGAAAAGGGCGAGGGCACCACAAGCCCGATGTACACCGACTCCGTGAGGGTGAGCTATCGTGGCAGCCTGATTCAGACTACTGATAAGGATGGTAGCGTGAATGCGGGATACGTGTTTGATAAGACCTTCGAGGGTACTTACAACAAGCAAACCGCCATGCTTTCTACCTTTGCCGTGAGCAATGTGGTGGATGGCTTTGCCACAGCCTTGATGCGCATGCATCCGGGCGACCACTGGATGGTTTATATTCCATACCAGTTGGGGTATGGTTCCGCCACCAGCAGCAGTTCTACGATTCCTGCCTATTCGATGCTTCGCTTCGAGATAGTGCTGGATAGCTACTTCTCCAAGTGA
- a CDS encoding MATE family efflux transporter codes for MLFKNKTDYLIESIRKGRAMTRREKLNLIVGLSVPSMLAQISTVMMFFIDASMVGHLGAEASASIGLIESTTWLIGSLLSAAATGFSVQVAHFIGANDFRKARQVYRHALICGLAFSLMLTLVGVGIHGYLPYWLGGGDDIAPFSSKYFLIYSLVLPFVFLYHISEMMLKSAGNMHTPSVMAVLICLCDVVFNYLFIYILKMGVVGAACGTAMAYFCISLPNLWISACSNRILNLRQDKEPFRWVKSYVNQACQISIPMAIQNILMSGAQIVSTMIVAPLGNIAIAAHSFAITAESLCYMPGYGIGDAASTLVGQTHGAGRIDLCKSFAYLTVGLGMSVMALMGVVMFVFAPEMIGVLSPVESIRELGTICLRIEAFAEPFFAASIVTYSVCVGAGDTKKPAAINLGTMWLVRLTLAYGLSKSYGLEGVWIAMATELTLRGCLFLVRLFRGSWLKSFRVDSL; via the coding sequence ATGTTATTCAAGAATAAGACAGATTATCTGATAGAGTCGATTCGCAAGGGAAGGGCGATGACTCGAAGGGAAAAACTCAATCTCATCGTGGGGTTGAGCGTGCCGTCTATGCTGGCGCAGATTTCCACCGTGATGATGTTCTTTATCGATGCATCGATGGTGGGACATCTGGGAGCAGAAGCCTCGGCTAGCATCGGACTGATAGAGTCAACCACTTGGCTCATCGGAAGTTTGCTTTCGGCAGCTGCCACGGGGTTCTCGGTGCAGGTGGCTCATTTCATCGGTGCCAACGATTTCAGAAAGGCACGCCAGGTATATCGCCATGCCCTGATATGCGGTTTGGCGTTCAGCTTGATGCTTACCCTGGTGGGCGTGGGCATTCATGGATATCTGCCTTACTGGCTGGGTGGCGGTGACGACATCGCTCCTTTCTCATCGAAGTATTTCCTGATATATAGCCTCGTGCTGCCCTTCGTGTTCCTCTATCACATCTCCGAGATGATGCTCAAGTCGGCAGGCAATATGCATACGCCCAGCGTGATGGCGGTATTGATATGCCTCTGCGATGTGGTCTTCAACTATCTCTTCATCTATATACTGAAGATGGGCGTAGTGGGGGCGGCATGCGGCACGGCGATGGCCTACTTCTGCATCTCGCTGCCCAATCTCTGGATTTCGGCATGCAGCAACAGGATTCTGAACCTGCGGCAGGATAAAGAGCCGTTCCGCTGGGTGAAGAGTTATGTGAATCAGGCCTGCCAGATCAGCATACCGATGGCCATTCAGAATATCCTGATGAGCGGAGCGCAGATAGTGAGCACCATGATTGTGGCGCCATTGGGCAATATCGCCATCGCTGCCCATTCCTTCGCCATCACCGCCGAGAGCCTCTGCTATATGCCGGGTTATGGCATCGGAGATGCGGCAAGCACCCTGGTGGGACAGACTCATGGAGCCGGGCGCATCGACCTCTGCAAGAGCTTCGCCTATCTCACCGTGGGATTGGGCATGAGCGTGATGGCATTGATGGGCGTGGTGATGTTCGTCTTTGCACCCGAGATGATAGGCGTGCTGTCGCCGGTGGAAAGTATCCGCGAATTGGGCACCATCTGCCTGCGCATCGAGGCATTCGCCGAACCGTTCTTTGCGGCGAGCATCGTTACCTATAGTGTCTGCGTGGGAGCGGGCGATACGAAGAAGCCTGCCGCCATCAATCTGGGAACGATGTGGCTGGTGAGGCTCACCCTTGCCTACGGGCTTTCGAAGAGCTACGGATTGGAGGGCGTATGGATAGCCATGGCCACGGAGCTTACGCTGAGAGGATGCCTCTTCCTGGTGCGCCTGTTCAGAGGCTCATGGCTGAAGAGCTTCAGAGTTGATAGTTTATAG
- a CDS encoding glycine--tRNA ligase, protein MAQEDVFKKIVSHCKEYGFVFPSSEIYDGLAAVYDYGQNGVELKNNIKQYWWQSMVLLHENIVGLDAAIFMHPTVWKASGHVDAFNDPLIDNRDSKKRYRADVLIEDHMAKYEEKIAKEIAKAQKRFGDSFDEAQFRATNPRVLENQKKFDDLHARYTEAMQGPNLEMLKQIIEDEGIVCPISGTKNWTDVRQFNLMFSTQMGAASDATSKVYLRPETAQGIFVDYLSVQKTGRMKLPFGICQIGKAFRNEVVARQFVFRMREFEQMEMQFFCQPGTEMKWFEYWKKVRLAWHEALGMGNENYRYHDHEKLAHYANAATDIEFKMPFGFKEVEGIHSRTNFDLSQHEKYSGRSIKYFDPEKNESYVPYDVETSIGVDRMFLSVMCHSYCEEKLENGETRVVLRLPEALAPVKCAVFPLDKKDGLPELAHEIVDELKFHFNTHYGDPKDSIGKRYRRQDAIGTPFCITVDHETPKDHKVTLRYRDTMEQERVAISDLRGIIEDRVSITSVLKKLGNEIKNF, encoded by the coding sequence ATGGCACAAGAAGATGTTTTTAAGAAAATCGTAAGCCATTGCAAGGAATATGGCTTCGTGTTCCCAAGTAGTGAAATTTATGATGGCTTGGCTGCCGTTTACGACTATGGTCAGAATGGTGTTGAGCTCAAGAACAATATCAAGCAGTACTGGTGGCAGAGCATGGTATTGCTGCACGAGAACATTGTAGGTCTCGATGCTGCAATCTTCATGCACCCTACAGTATGGAAGGCATCAGGTCACGTTGATGCCTTCAATGACCCATTGATTGATAACCGCGACTCTAAGAAGCGTTATCGTGCCGATGTGCTCATCGAGGATCACATGGCTAAGTATGAGGAGAAGATTGCCAAGGAGATTGCCAAGGCTCAGAAGCGCTTCGGCGACAGCTTCGATGAGGCTCAGTTCCGCGCTACCAATCCTCGTGTTCTGGAGAACCAGAAGAAGTTTGATGACCTCCATGCCCGCTATACTGAGGCTATGCAGGGTCCTAACCTCGAGATGCTGAAGCAGATTATCGAGGACGAGGGTATCGTTTGCCCTATCAGCGGTACCAAGAACTGGACAGACGTTCGTCAGTTCAACCTGATGTTCTCTACCCAGATGGGTGCTGCCAGCGATGCTACAAGCAAGGTATATCTGCGTCCTGAGACAGCTCAGGGTATCTTCGTTGATTATCTGAGCGTTCAGAAGACCGGTCGTATGAAGTTGCCATTCGGTATCTGCCAGATTGGTAAGGCATTCCGCAACGAGGTGGTTGCCCGCCAGTTCGTATTCCGTATGCGTGAGTTCGAGCAGATGGAGATGCAGTTCTTCTGCCAGCCAGGCACTGAGATGAAGTGGTTTGAGTATTGGAAGAAGGTTCGCTTGGCATGGCACGAGGCACTGGGCATGGGCAACGAGAACTACCGTTACCACGACCACGAGAAGTTGGCTCACTATGCTAACGCTGCTACTGACATCGAGTTCAAGATGCCATTCGGCTTCAAGGAGGTGGAGGGTATCCACAGCCGTACCAACTTCGACCTTTCTCAGCACGAGAAGTACAGCGGCCGTTCTATCAAGTATTTCGATCCAGAGAAGAACGAGAGCTATGTACCTTACGATGTGGAGACCTCTATCGGTGTTGACCGTATGTTCCTCAGCGTGATGTGCCACTCTTACTGCGAGGAGAAGTTGGAGAATGGTGAGACACGTGTTGTTTTGCGCCTGCCAGAGGCATTGGCACCAGTGAAGTGTGCCGTGTTCCCATTGGATAAGAAGGATGGCCTGCCAGAGTTGGCTCACGAGATTGTGGATGAGTTGAAGTTCCACTTCAATACCCACTATGGCGATCCTAAGGATTCCATCGGTAAGCGTTACCGTCGCCAGGATGCTATCGGTACTCCATTCTGTATCACCGTTGACCACGAGACACCTAAGGATCACAAGGTAACTTTGCGTTATCGTGATACCATGGAGCAGGAGCGCGTAGCTATCTCTGACCTTCGTGGCATCATCGAGGATCGCGTAAGTATCACCAGCGTATTAAAGAAACTTGGTAATGAAATTAAGAATTTCTAA
- a CDS encoding M16 family metallopeptidase: MRLRKIFAAALLLLSVGNAMAQMPPIPVDKNVKIGHLENGLTYYIRHNAFPEHVASFYIAQKVGSINENDDQRGLAHLLEHLAFNGTEHFKGNSLQDYLQSIGVEYGRNLNAYTSIDKTVYYFTDVPTTRTSAVDSCMLILKDWSNGISLTKEAINDERDVVHNEYRLRMVGQQLMLERNLPKLYQGEKYGYRMPIGLMSVVDGCDPETLRAYYRKWYRPDNQAIIIVGDIDVDHVEAQIKKLFSGIKVPKNAAKVVPVPVADNDTAIYVIDKNKEQKFDMINIMMKTDAYPDSLKGNMAYLVMGYLRSVVGSMFDARLAEQTREADCPFLQGSAGIGSYLISGTKDAFSISGVAKPGKVKEAYAAFLREAKRVRDFGFTATEYARAKENFMSGMETMYENRNKMKNEQFTTQYVDHFTDNEPIPSLEDEYKIYQMIVPSFTVEHINDAMKNLISETDTNFVSMVLMKEAEGVSYPTEQELAAIVKQVRGEKLEAYVDNVKQEPLMASAPKAGSIKKVVENKVLGFKKLTLSNGAKVVLKKTDYKDNEIRVAGSANVGYSAFQNDPVNAANASTVWEVSGLAGFTGNDLQKMLAGKQCSVGLTMSPFRHGIAGTSTPKDLETMMQLLYLSMTNLTKDEKAFENLKNTYVTVLSNKSNNPNMVYQDSIQSTLYLGNKLALLPNAEDIQNINYDRVLDMQKQLYGNAKDFTFYFVGNYDEKVLLPLIEQYIASLPNKGMKLKNQKIPYAKGEVKNIFTKAMENPQSQAREMWFVKLPAYTQKTAVLADISARLLEMKYLRSIREELSAAYSTGASCGLIFDYDGKLALTINGTAQLNPDKVDAAVPCFFKGMEETIAAPDANDLQKVKEILLKQAGVDEKTNSYWMQVLSMYDLRKVDTHTNYREMVKSVTAQQISDFLKNVVLKSGNHFEVIMKAEKNK, encoded by the coding sequence ATGAGATTAAGAAAGATTTTCGCAGCGGCACTGCTGCTGCTCTCTGTGGGAAATGCGATGGCACAGATGCCTCCTATCCCAGTGGACAAGAATGTGAAGATCGGTCATCTTGAGAATGGCTTGACCTACTACATTCGTCATAATGCTTTCCCTGAGCATGTGGCTAGTTTCTACATCGCTCAGAAAGTGGGTTCTATCAATGAGAATGACGACCAGCGCGGTTTGGCTCACCTTTTGGAGCACCTCGCCTTCAATGGCACCGAGCACTTCAAGGGCAATTCCCTCCAGGATTACCTGCAGAGCATCGGCGTGGAGTATGGTCGCAACCTCAATGCCTATACCAGCATCGACAAAACCGTTTATTATTTCACCGATGTTCCTACTACCCGCACCTCAGCAGTGGATTCCTGCATGCTCATCCTCAAGGATTGGAGCAACGGTATCTCGCTGACCAAGGAGGCCATCAACGATGAGCGCGATGTGGTACACAATGAGTATCGTCTGCGCATGGTGGGTCAGCAGCTCATGTTGGAGCGCAACCTGCCTAAGCTCTACCAGGGCGAGAAGTACGGATACCGTATGCCTATCGGCTTGATGAGCGTCGTCGATGGATGCGACCCTGAAACCCTGCGTGCTTACTATCGCAAGTGGTACCGTCCGGACAACCAGGCAATCATCATCGTGGGTGATATCGATGTAGATCATGTAGAAGCACAGATCAAGAAACTCTTCTCTGGCATCAAGGTGCCTAAGAATGCTGCCAAGGTAGTGCCAGTGCCAGTGGCTGACAACGATACAGCCATCTACGTAATCGACAAGAACAAGGAGCAGAAGTTCGACATGATCAATATCATGATGAAGACCGATGCATATCCTGATTCCTTGAAAGGCAACATGGCCTACCTCGTCATGGGTTACCTCCGCAGCGTAGTAGGTTCGATGTTCGATGCCCGCTTGGCAGAGCAGACACGTGAGGCAGATTGCCCATTCCTCCAGGGAAGCGCAGGCATCGGCTCTTACCTCATTTCAGGCACCAAGGATGCCTTCTCTATCTCGGGTGTGGCTAAGCCAGGCAAGGTAAAGGAGGCTTATGCAGCCTTCCTGCGTGAGGCAAAGCGTGTACGCGACTTCGGTTTCACAGCCACAGAGTATGCACGTGCCAAGGAGAACTTCATGAGCGGCATGGAAACCATGTATGAGAACCGCAACAAGATGAAGAACGAGCAGTTTACTACCCAGTATGTGGATCACTTCACAGACAACGAGCCAATCCCATCTCTCGAAGATGAGTACAAGATTTATCAGATGATAGTGCCAAGCTTTACTGTTGAACACATCAACGATGCGATGAAGAATCTGATTTCAGAAACCGACACCAACTTTGTGAGCATGGTGCTGATGAAGGAGGCAGAGGGCGTAAGCTATCCTACAGAGCAGGAACTTGCTGCCATCGTGAAGCAGGTACGCGGCGAGAAGCTGGAGGCTTATGTGGATAACGTGAAGCAGGAACCACTGATGGCTTCAGCTCCTAAGGCTGGCAGCATCAAGAAGGTGGTAGAGAACAAGGTGCTCGGCTTCAAGAAGCTCACCCTCTCTAACGGTGCCAAGGTGGTATTGAAGAAGACCGACTATAAGGATAATGAGATTCGTGTTGCCGGAAGTGCCAACGTGGGTTACTCTGCATTCCAGAACGACCCTGTTAACGCTGCCAATGCTTCTACCGTATGGGAAGTAAGCGGATTGGCTGGTTTCACAGGCAACGACCTGCAGAAGATGCTGGCTGGTAAGCAGTGCAGCGTAGGTCTCACCATGAGTCCTTTCCGTCACGGTATCGCCGGTACTTCTACTCCTAAGGATCTGGAGACGATGATGCAGCTTCTCTATCTCTCGATGACCAACCTGACCAAGGACGAGAAGGCATTCGAGAACCTGAAGAATACCTACGTTACCGTGCTCTCTAACAAGAGCAACAACCCTAACATGGTATATCAGGATTCTATCCAGAGCACTCTCTACCTGGGCAACAAGCTGGCTCTTCTTCCAAATGCAGAGGATATCCAGAACATCAACTACGACCGTGTGCTCGACATGCAGAAGCAGCTCTATGGCAATGCCAAGGACTTCACCTTCTATTTTGTAGGTAACTACGACGAGAAGGTACTCCTGCCACTCATCGAGCAGTATATCGCTTCTCTGCCAAACAAGGGCATGAAGCTGAAGAACCAGAAGATTCCATACGCTAAGGGCGAGGTGAAGAACATCTTTACCAAGGCAATGGAGAATCCACAGAGCCAGGCACGCGAGATGTGGTTCGTGAAGTTGCCTGCTTATACTCAGAAGACAGCCGTATTGGCTGATATTTCTGCCCGTCTGTTGGAGATGAAGTATCTGCGCAGCATCCGTGAGGAGTTGAGTGCTGCTTACAGCACTGGTGCATCTTGCGGCTTGATTTTCGATTACGACGGCAAGTTGGCACTTACCATCAACGGTACGGCTCAGTTGAACCCAGATAAGGTAGATGCAGCTGTTCCTTGCTTCTTCAAGGGTATGGAGGAGACGATTGCTGCTCCTGATGCCAACGATTTGCAGAAGGTGAAGGAGATTCTGCTGAAGCAGGCTGGTGTTGATGAGAAGACCAACAGCTACTGGATGCAGGTATTGAGCATGTATGATTTGCGTAAGGTAGATACCCACACCAACTACCGTGAGATGGTGAAGTCGGTAACTGCCCAGCAGATTTCAGACTTCCTGAAGAACGTGGTACTGAAGAGTGGCAACCACTTCGAGGTAATCATGAAGGCAGAGAAGAATAAGTAA